The Salarias fasciatus chromosome 11, fSalaFa1.1, whole genome shotgun sequence genomic interval TCGtttgttatttttctgcttctgagagCACAGATGGTTTCTTTCTCATCGTGTTTGGTTTCTACAGTGGCCAAAGGCAAAGAAGCaacacattcatttatttatttattttttaattcctctaaaattattattcatgaaatgtttgatgtttttactgTAATCTttactgagttttttttctacatgttGAAGCCTTGAAATAGAACCACGTctcttgttttgatgtttgcGTGCTATAGCTTTCTAATAATGAGTGACCCATGAAGGAACCGTAAACAGGTGTTAAATGTGTGGAGACCTTGAGGAGGTGCACAGATGATGAGACCACAGGGGGTGTGCTGAGATGGAGCCTGAATGAGTAAATAAGAAAACTGGGACACGATGGGAAAATAGATTTGGCTCAGCGCTGCCTACCAGAGACGGTGCAGAGTGTGAAGACGCAGGTGGGGACGGTTGGGGCTGCACACAGCGGGCTGGTGGGATATAAATATGAAccagtgtgtgtccagatgtcttCTGATCACTCACCAGACACCACCATGAGACTGCTGGATCTACCGCTGATATTCGGAGCTCCCGGTAAAGACACAGAAATACAACACTGGCAGAAGGAGGCACAAACTCAAAAAtgcgttgttgtttttttctattttgtgtgTATCCATGTTTTTCTTACACACTTCCCCCTGCCTCCATTGTAGGTCACGCTGGGAGATCATGATGGGTTGGACTGGAGTGGCTAATGAATACTGACACCGACATCTGGCATCCAGAGGAGGtcaaaaattaatttgttcCCTCTGAGAAACTTTCTGACTTTTCGCTTCGTCTTCCATAAATGTAATGCAGAGAGTGAACAGACATCTAAAGCTTGTTTTAGATGCGCAGTTATGACTACCAGCCTCTGGATTTTGACATTACGCTTATCGAGCTCTTCCACCCTGTGGAGGTGACTGCGGCAGTGGCTCCCATCCCCATGGGAGAGCTTCCTTGTTGTGTATCTGGATGGGGAAACGCCGTACCTGAAGGTGACAGCAGGTACTCTTTTAAATTATACAGCTTgagtgcaaaacaaaacatgaaaaacaccataatctgtagtttggtttggtctCTTATTGTGAGTCTCTGTGTTCTGCCCGTTACAGCGGCGATGCCCACCCGCCTGCAGCGTCTGGACGTGCCTGTCGTTGATGCGCTGGATGCATGGAGGGAGGCCAAGATGCATTCAGTGTGagttttacagtgtgtgttgtcAAAGCGGACTCGCAGCTCTGCGTGTGTATTACCACCTGCTCACCCTCAGTCTCTCGGCGTTGGTCGGAGCGACTCTGGCAGcccagcggtgtgtgtgttggaggagtTCACGGCCTTATGTCACGGGGTCAGAGATGTGCTCAGCCCAATTACCCCGGCGTTTACGTCAAAGTGTGTGAGTTTGTTTACTGGATTGCAGACCCTCTCGCACTAAACCCCTGAAGAAGTGATTGATCTTTTCGACGCCCTTCTTGCAGTTTATTACTCTCTATTTCCCGTTCTGCTTCAGTACTCACCGCTGCTCTCTACAGCTTCACCGCCCTTCTTCCTTCACAGATCTTGTTaagttgtttctgtgtttttctggtgCTTCGTCTTTGCATCACACTCATTTTCTCCTTCACATATTCACAATCAACATGCATCACAATATTGGAGTAATTAAGCGTCTTAATAAATATTCAGTCttcatttgtctgttttcatttcagcatttatttgcatgtttaagTGAGCCAGAAGCCTTTCTCTTGCTAATGCATTGATCGAGGtagcattaaaagaaaaagcgTCATATATTCTCTCTAGGCATGCACTTCTCATAAattaacaatatttttttttgtcaattattACTGAACTcacaatattaaataaaaatatttaaacgtttctttaaaaaaattattgatAATTCTAGCCTCTGgttaaaaaatacaattatgCAGAATTCTCATATTTTAAGATACTGTATTTTGATGACTTACGatctaaaataatcaaaatgcCACAATTAGGATTTGTAATATTTAAGTTTTATAGATCTGAAGTCCATGGTTGTTGCTGATTGGAATaatttgtggaaaaataaatctttcCATTGTATTCTAatctttaaaatgcatttgtaATTGGACTCTTATTTGTCATTgtaattacatttacatttaataatccATCAgtagttttattatttaataaaggCTTAGTGAAAATACGTAAAGAAGACGGCGTGAGAAATTGACATTTCGGTGTCAGTATAAAACAAATCATGCTGATAATGGCAGAGGAGGCATTTCTTCTTGTCACTTCCATCCACTCGTCTCAggtgcagcagtgcagcagccgCCTGCTTGTTTATAGTTAAGCATGAATATTTCCAGGTTTTACATTCACTGAAATCTGACTTTGTGTCAGTCAGAAGTTCCCAGAATCCCGTGGCTGTTCCGTAGCTCACGATGACATTGTCCTCGCCATCTCTCCGAGGCCGCACTTGTCTTTCCTCAGCCCTTCTCTCATCTTGCGTCTTCTCTCTCTGATTGGGCTGGAGGGTCCGAGCCACACCGCTTCACCTGCGCACAGTCACAAAGAGAGCTCGCATTCACACCTGCAGccagaggaaacactgcatgTTGGTAAAACCTCTGCCTGTGGAAATAACAACTCGGATGGAGTAAATGCCACTTTGGGTTAGCAGAGCTTTCATTTTGATGGCAGGTGTGTTGATTGGCGTAGCTGGAATTACTGATTATTAAATTCCAATAAACCCCCAAGTGAGCTGCAAGCTAAAGTCttcaatataaataaaaaggaattaaaaattAGGattggtaaatggatttcattcTTATGACTCTTTTCCACTGATTTAGGAGcccccaaagcgctttacagcGTTAGTCACGGCTGAGAGGCAGCACAGTCTACCAACTGAGCCCCAATACAATatacacacagcagcagatcatCAAGTACCAGGCTTACAATTATCAAGTCCACTGTTCCAAAATGATTGCCGAAACTAAGCTGTTATTAATAGTACAAGATTTCTATTCTGACATGGTGATTTCTCTCTGACAAATTACtgtgaaataagaaaaacaaagcttctCAAGCCAACTCAGCCTGACTTTCTCCGTTGTGAGCAGTTACATGAAAGCCTTCTGTCTTTactcagttttaaaaaagtgcTAACAACAGAAATATTCAGTCTAAACTGCTCTAAAAtctattcattttaattttcaacaCAATTTGCGCACTATTGAAGGTGGAATGACATGTTGTGACTTACAGTTGGCATTTTTCTGAGAAGAAGGCGTTGATTGTGTGAGGTGCTCAGCACTGTGAAACACAGAAATGGAAATACAGTTGAAGCTGCtgctttgaattaaaaaaaaaaatccttaactTCTCATTAATGTCTATTCCTGATAATCAATAAATCTTTTAGAAATCtatgaaatgtaaatgtaaaaaaaaaacaaaaacgcatGTTTCTGTGAGGCTcagtacagaaagaaaaagaaaaaaaaaagccgcaaGTTACCTTTGAGAAAGAGGATGTGGTCTCAGACCATCAGCGCTCccctctgtgctgctgtttggatTCCTGCCTTGGGTCCTGAGACGAGCAGAGAAGGCAGATTTTAGAACAATTACAATGTGTTTTGATTTAAAACCATGAATGTGGCCAACTTTATTTACATATCTTTGTAAATCTTCACACGAACAGTAATGACAACAATCTGACTTTGCCCTTGCTGCTTTATCAGCGAGCATGGAAGGCATTTGTAGTTGTAATGGTAAATTTGTGTATAAATACATAAACGTATTTCTGCAAAAACCCTTGCGCTGTTTCATTTGCAAAAGTAGCCTATGGGGACAAAATGAATCTTCTTTTTCACACTTGTCAGAGGATGGAGTATCTTGGCAGAGTTCTTAGT includes:
- the LOC115396456 gene encoding trypsin-like; amino-acid sequence: MRSYDYQPLDFDITLIELFHPVEVTAAVAPIPMGELPCCVSGWGNAVPEGDSSGDAHPPAASGLSRRWSERLWQPSGVCVGGVHGLMSRGQRCAQPNYPGVYVKVCEFVYWIADPLALNP